Within Metabacillus sp. KUDC1714, the genomic segment CAGCGAAAACAACACTACCTGTTATTGGTATTCCAGTTCAATCAAAGGCATTAAATGGTCTTGATTCATTACTATCAATAGTCCAGATGCCAGGAGGAGTCCCAGTAGCAACAGTTGCTATTGGTAAAGCCGGGGCAACGAATGCTGGATTGCTTGCAGTTGAAATTCTTTCAACAGGAGATCAAAGTTTAGCTGACAAACTTGATACTAGAAGAGAAGAGCTTCGTATAAAGGTCCTAGAGAGCAGTGATGAACTTGAATAGTAAAAGAATCCTTCCAGGTCAGACTATAGGAATTATCGGTGGTGGACAGCTTGGGCGAATGATGGCGATCGCTGCAAGACAACTTGGCTATCGTATCGCAGTATTAGATCCAACAGAAAATTGCCCATGTGGCCAACTTGCTGATATAGAGATTACAGCAAGTTATGATGATTTGGATGCAATAAAAAAACTTGCTGAAATTAGTGATGTTATTACTTATGAATTTGAAAATATAGATTATACTGCTTTGACTTGGTTAGAGGAAAATGCATATTTGCCTCAGAAAAGTTCATTATTGCTGCTTACACAAGATCGTGAAACAGAAAAGGCAGCAATTGAAAAAGCAGGATGTGTAGTAGCTCCGTATCAGATCATTCACAATGAAGTAGAGCTAACAGATGCAATTAAGCTACTTCAATATCCTAGTGTCTTAAAAACGTGTAGAGGCGGTTACGATGGAAAGGGTCAGGTTGTACTTCGTACAGAACAAGATTTAGCTGAAGCAAAAAAACTTTTATTACTTGGAACATGCATTTTAGAGAAATGGGTTCCTTTTGATAAAGAAATTTCAGTTATCGTCACGAGATCTGTCAATGGAGAAACAAAGACATTCCCAGTAGCTGAAAATATCCATAAAGATAATATTTTATATCAAAGCATTGTACCTGCAAGAGTTACAGAAGAGATCATAACTAAAGCACAAAAGTTAGCAATAAAGCTTTCAAATAGCTTCGAACTTGTTGGAACACTTGCGGTAGAAATGTTTTTAACAATAGATGGAGACATTTTCATTAATGAATTAGCTCCACGCCCACATAATTCTGGTCATTATACAATTGACTTATGTGAAACAGATCAATTTGAACAACATATTCGAGCAGTGTGTAACCTTCCTTTAGGGCGTACTACATTACTTCAAAGTGGAATGATGATTAACCTTTTAGGGGAAGATTTAAGTATTATCAATGACCATATCTCGTTACTCGAAACTGCTAAGCTCCATCTTTACGGTAAGAAGGAACCAGTTGCTAAACGTAAGATGGGACATGTTACTCTTATAAGTGAATCAATAGAAAAAGACATAGAAAACATTAACCATATATGGGGCCAAAAATAGAACGGAGGCAAAAAGATGATTGAACGTTATACAAGAGAAGAAATGGGATCTATTTGGACGGAAGAAAACAAATTTAAAGCATGGCTAGAGGTTGAAATTCTTGCTTGTGAAGCTTGGGCTGAATTAGGTGTTATTCCTAAAGAGGACGTTGCTCTTCTTCGCAAAAACGCTTCATTTGATGTTAATCGTATCAATGAAATCGAACTAGAAACCAGACATGATGTAGTAGCATTCACTAGAGCTGTATCTGAGACGTTAGGTGAAGAGCGCAAGTGGGTTCATTATGGCTTAACTTCAACTGATGTAGTAGACACAGCGCTTTCTTACTTGCTTAAACAAGCAAATGATATTCTTTTAAAAGATATTGAGAACTTTATTCAAATTTTAAAAGATAAAGCACAAGAGCATAAATATACAGTTATGATGGGGCGTACACATGGTGTTCATGCTGAACCTACAACATTTGGCTTAAAGCTTGGTCTTTGGTACGAAGAAATGAAGCGTAACCTAGATCGCTTTAAACGTGCGGCATCAGGTGTTGAATTCGGCAAGATATCTGGAGCGGTTGGAACATACGCAAATATTGATCCATTTGTAGAAAAGTATGTGTGTGAGAAATTAGGAACACAACCTGCGCCAATCTCAACTCAAACGCTACAACGTGATCGTCACGCAGATTACATGGCAGCATTAGCTTTAGTAGCAACTTCAATTGAAAAATTCGCGATCGAAATCCGTGGATTACAAAAGAGTGAAACACGTGAAGTTGAAGAATCCTTTGCAAAGGGTCAAAAGGGATCTTCTGCAATGCCACATAAACGAAATCCAATCGGATCAGAAAACATGACAGGTCTTGCACGTGTGATTAGAGGCTATATGTTAACAGCTTATGAAAATGTGCCGTTATGGCATGAAAGAGATATTTCTCACTCATCTGCAGAACGTATTATCTTACCAGACGCAACAATTGCATTAAACTACATGTTAAATCGTTTCGGAAACATTGTGAAGAACTTAACTGTTTTCCCTGAAAATATGAAGCGTAATATGGACCGCACACAAGGCTTAATCTATTCTCAACGTGTATTACTAGCTTTAATTGATACAGGTATGACAAGAGAAGAGGCTTATGACCTTGTTCAACCTAAAGCAATGGAAGCTTGGGAGAAACAAGTACCATTCCGTGGGCTAGTTGAAGCTGAGGAAAAGATTACATCACGCCTTTCTGCTGAAAAGATTGAAGATTGCTTTGATTATAACTATCACTTAAAAGGTGTAGATGCAATTTTTGAACGTTTAGGTCTATAAAAACAATAAAAAATAGCAAGGGTCTACTAAAAAGCCCCTTGCTATAACTTTGATTACTTTACAGGGTTAGATTATCTTACAAATAATACGTACTAGCCTAAAAGTTCCCAATATTCTGTTTAGGAGGGCTACCATGATTACTGATAAACTTGAGTTACTTTACGAAGGTAAAGCCAAACGCATTTATAAAACGAATGAACCAAACATCTTACTAGTATCTTATAAAGATTCTGCAACAGCCTTTAACGGTGTGAAAAAGGAAGAGATTACTGGTAAGGGCCGCTTAAACAATGAGATTTCAACATTGATATTTGAAAAGCTTACAGCTAATAATATTGAAAATCATTTTGTGAAGCGCCTATCTGAGACAGAGCAACTTGTGAAAAAAGTGACAATTATCCCACTTGAAGTTGTTGTTAGGAATGTTGTTGCTGGAAGTCTTTCTAAACGACTTGGTATTGAAGAAGGAACAGAAATCAAAGAAACACTTGTTGAGTTCTACTATAAAGATGATGAATTAGGTGACCCACTAATTACTGAGGATCACATTGCACTATTAAACCTTGCAACGAAGGAGCAAGTTGAAACGTTAAAAACACTTGCTAAGCAAGTAAATGAAGTATTAAAGGCTCACTTTTTATCATGTGATGTACGATTAATTGATTTTAAACTAGAATTTGGAGTCACTGAAGAAGGAAACATCATTTTAGCTGATGAAGTTTCACCAGATACTTGTCGTTTATGGGATATTAAAACAAATGAAAAATTTGATAAAGATGTATTCCGTCGAGGTATAGGTAGCTTAACTGATGCATATGAAGAGATTTTAACTAGACTTGGAGGCCAATCATAATGTACAAAGTAAAAGTTTATATCACGTTAAGAGAAAGTGTATTAGATCCACAAGGAAGCGCAGTTAAGAGTGCATTACACAGTATGTCTTATAATGAGGTTCAAGATGTTCGTATCGGAAAATATATGGAACTAACAATTGAAAAGTCAGATCGTGACCTTGATGTAGCCGTTCGTGAAATGTGTGAAAAATTACTTGCTAATACAGTGATTGAAGACTTTAGCTATGAGGTACAGGAGGTTGTCACAAAGTGAAATTCGCTGTGATCGTTTTCCCAGGATCTAACTGTGATGTTGATATGTATCATGCTATTAAAGATGAGCTTGGTGAAGAAGTAGAGTATGTATGGCATGACGAAACAGATTTAAGTGGTTTTGATGGAATTTTATTACCAGGTGGTTTCTCTTATGGAGATTACTTACGTTCAGGTGCTATTGCTGGTTTTTC encodes:
- the purE gene encoding 5-(carboxyamino)imidazole ribonucleotide mutase translates to MKPLVGVIMGSTSDWETMKHACEILDELNVPYEKKVVSAHRTPDYMFEYAENARNRGLKVIVAGAGGAAHLPGMVAAKTTLPVIGIPVQSKALNGLDSLLSIVQMPGGVPVATVAIGKAGATNAGLLAVEILSTGDQSLADKLDTRREELRIKVLESSDELE
- the purK gene encoding 5-(carboxyamino)imidazole ribonucleotide synthase, which translates into the protein MNLNSKRILPGQTIGIIGGGQLGRMMAIAARQLGYRIAVLDPTENCPCGQLADIEITASYDDLDAIKKLAEISDVITYEFENIDYTALTWLEENAYLPQKSSLLLLTQDRETEKAAIEKAGCVVAPYQIIHNEVELTDAIKLLQYPSVLKTCRGGYDGKGQVVLRTEQDLAEAKKLLLLGTCILEKWVPFDKEISVIVTRSVNGETKTFPVAENIHKDNILYQSIVPARVTEEIITKAQKLAIKLSNSFELVGTLAVEMFLTIDGDIFINELAPRPHNSGHYTIDLCETDQFEQHIRAVCNLPLGRTTLLQSGMMINLLGEDLSIINDHISLLETAKLHLYGKKEPVAKRKMGHVTLISESIEKDIENINHIWGQK
- the purB gene encoding adenylosuccinate lyase, with the translated sequence MIERYTREEMGSIWTEENKFKAWLEVEILACEAWAELGVIPKEDVALLRKNASFDVNRINEIELETRHDVVAFTRAVSETLGEERKWVHYGLTSTDVVDTALSYLLKQANDILLKDIENFIQILKDKAQEHKYTVMMGRTHGVHAEPTTFGLKLGLWYEEMKRNLDRFKRAASGVEFGKISGAVGTYANIDPFVEKYVCEKLGTQPAPISTQTLQRDRHADYMAALALVATSIEKFAIEIRGLQKSETREVEESFAKGQKGSSAMPHKRNPIGSENMTGLARVIRGYMLTAYENVPLWHERDISHSSAERIILPDATIALNYMLNRFGNIVKNLTVFPENMKRNMDRTQGLIYSQRVLLALIDTGMTREEAYDLVQPKAMEAWEKQVPFRGLVEAEEKITSRLSAEKIEDCFDYNYHLKGVDAIFERLGL
- the purC gene encoding phosphoribosylaminoimidazolesuccinocarboxamide synthase produces the protein MITDKLELLYEGKAKRIYKTNEPNILLVSYKDSATAFNGVKKEEITGKGRLNNEISTLIFEKLTANNIENHFVKRLSETEQLVKKVTIIPLEVVVRNVVAGSLSKRLGIEEGTEIKETLVEFYYKDDELGDPLITEDHIALLNLATKEQVETLKTLAKQVNEVLKAHFLSCDVRLIDFKLEFGVTEEGNIILADEVSPDTCRLWDIKTNEKFDKDVFRRGIGSLTDAYEEILTRLGGQS
- the purS gene encoding phosphoribosylformylglycinamidine synthase subunit PurS, which codes for MYKVKVYITLRESVLDPQGSAVKSALHSMSYNEVQDVRIGKYMELTIEKSDRDLDVAVREMCEKLLANTVIEDFSYEVQEVVTK